One region of Mangifera indica cultivar Alphonso chromosome 3, CATAS_Mindica_2.1, whole genome shotgun sequence genomic DNA includes:
- the LOC123211563 gene encoding uncharacterized protein LOC123211563, with translation MGKPNSLCYADRFKSFNGDYAVSSEEQLLPRSPNFDILTWWKLNDPKYPTLQRIARDILAISVSTIASESAFSTTGKGTIVSLRGPSYDFDWDPIFQPNGYQQTKVNSSTLISAVLSWQFLNEADRCMQKMPKDQKNEISHRCKALAMLKAHFVKAGYTFQIDTSV, from the exons ATGGGAAAACCAAATTCACTGTGCTACGCTGACAGGTTCAAGAGCTTCAATGGTGACTATGCTGTTTCCTCTG AGGAGCAACTTTTACCTAGGAGTCCAAACTTTGATATATTGACTTGGTGGAAGTTAAATGACCCTAAATATCCAACCTTGCAGAGGATTGCTCGAGATATTCTTGCTATTTCAGTCTCTACTATTGCTTCTGAGTCTGCTTTTAGCACTACTGGAAAG gGGACGATAGTTTCTCTTAGAGGACCCAGTTATGATTTTGATTGGGATCCGATCTTTCAACCTAATGGATACCAGCAAACAAAAGTCAATTCTTCCACTCTCATTTCTGCTGTTTTGTCTTGGCAATTCTTAAATGAAGCTGATCGCT GTATGCAAAAGATGCCTAAAGATCAGAAGAATGAGATTTCACATCGCTGTAAGGCTCTTGCTATGCTGAAAGCCCACTTTGTCAAAGCTGGATATACATTTCAGATAGACACCTCAGTATAA